The following coding sequences are from one Shewanella eurypsychrophilus window:
- the topA gene encoding type I DNA topoisomerase, producing the protein MGKSLVIVESPAKAKTINKYLGKDYIVKSSVGHVRDLPTSSSPDAKVATKTPAEVRKMPPEEKAIYKSKKAKQALVARMGVDPENGWKAKYQVLPGKEKVVKELQALAEKADKIYLATDLDREGEAIAWHLQELIGGDESRYQRVVFNEITKTAIQDAFSKPAHLDTNMVNAQQARRFLDRVVGFMVSPLLWKKVARGLSAGRVQSVATRLVVEKEGEIKAFVPEEFWDIHADLTTQASDALKMQVVKFQGKAFNPVNQTQADTAVAALAQSAYVVAARDDRATQSKPSAPYITSTLQQAASTRLGYGVKKTMMMAQRLYEAGHITYMRTDSTNLSQEAVDNVREMIGKEFGDKYLPENPIRYGSKEGAQEAHEAIRPSDVKLQAAFMNDMERDAQRLYELIWRQFVSCQMTPAKYDATRLTVQSGEYELKATGRTLRFDGWTRVQTTIKKKNEEESTLPHVDQGDKLTLKELDPKQHFTKPPARYSEASLVKELEKRGIGRPSTYATIISTIQDRGYVRVENRRFYAEKMGEIVSESLVGSFKELMSYDFTASMEQTLDDVAKGDLEWKKVLDGFYKDLTKQLDQADLPPEEGGMRPNEMVLTDNIKCPTCERPMGIRTGTTGVFLGCSGYALPPKERCKTTMNLTPGEEAISENSEDAETDALRAKHRCGVCGTAMDSYLIDETRKLHVCGNNPICDGHEVELGQFKIKGYEGPIIECDRCSNDMELKNGRFGKYFGCTNSECKNTRKLLKSGEAAPPKEDPIHLPEVKCTKSDGYFVLRDGAAGIFMAASTFPKSRETRAPLVEELVTYRELLWPKYAYLADAPVADDDGNKATVRFSRKTKEQYVATDSDGKATGWTSKFIDGKWVTEAKKKAKPKAKAATATKAKAKAKPKAAAKDKE; encoded by the coding sequence ATGGGTAAATCGCTAGTTATTGTCGAATCACCGGCCAAAGCCAAGACTATTAATAAATATCTCGGCAAAGATTATATTGTTAAATCGAGTGTGGGTCACGTACGTGACTTGCCAACATCTTCTAGTCCTGACGCAAAAGTGGCAACCAAAACGCCCGCTGAAGTTCGGAAGATGCCTCCTGAAGAAAAAGCCATATATAAGAGCAAAAAAGCGAAACAAGCGCTTGTTGCTCGTATGGGTGTGGATCCTGAAAACGGCTGGAAGGCTAAGTATCAAGTACTCCCAGGCAAAGAGAAAGTGGTTAAAGAGCTGCAAGCTTTAGCCGAGAAAGCCGACAAAATCTATCTCGCAACCGATTTGGATAGAGAGGGAGAGGCTATTGCTTGGCATTTACAGGAACTCATTGGTGGAGATGAATCACGCTATCAGCGTGTCGTTTTCAATGAGATCACTAAAACAGCCATTCAAGACGCTTTTAGTAAACCAGCGCATTTAGATACCAATATGGTGAATGCTCAACAGGCTCGTCGTTTTCTCGATCGTGTCGTTGGCTTTATGGTGTCTCCGTTGCTTTGGAAGAAAGTGGCTCGTGGTCTCTCTGCTGGTCGAGTGCAATCAGTTGCCACACGCTTAGTGGTAGAGAAAGAGGGTGAGATTAAGGCATTTGTGCCTGAAGAGTTCTGGGATATCCATGCCGACTTAACGACACAAGCCAGCGATGCATTGAAAATGCAGGTGGTGAAGTTTCAAGGTAAGGCCTTTAATCCGGTTAATCAAACTCAAGCTGATACAGCGGTCGCTGCATTGGCTCAGTCTGCTTATGTTGTGGCCGCACGTGATGACAGAGCCACTCAAAGTAAACCTTCTGCACCTTATATCACCTCGACGCTACAACAAGCAGCGAGTACTCGTCTTGGTTACGGTGTTAAAAAGACCATGATGATGGCGCAGCGCCTCTACGAAGCGGGTCATATTACTTATATGCGTACCGATTCGACCAACTTGAGCCAGGAAGCGGTGGATAATGTCCGTGAGATGATTGGTAAAGAGTTTGGTGATAAGTACTTGCCTGAGAATCCGATTCGCTATGGTAGCAAAGAGGGCGCACAAGAAGCTCACGAAGCTATTCGCCCGTCGGATGTAAAACTTCAGGCAGCATTCATGAACGACATGGAGAGAGACGCACAGCGCTTATATGAGCTGATTTGGCGTCAATTTGTCTCTTGTCAGATGACCCCAGCCAAATACGATGCAACTCGATTGACTGTACAATCGGGCGAATACGAGTTAAAAGCGACTGGTCGTACACTTAGATTTGATGGTTGGACACGTGTCCAAACAACGATTAAGAAGAAAAATGAGGAAGAGAGTACACTCCCTCATGTTGATCAGGGCGACAAGCTTACTCTAAAAGAATTAGATCCTAAGCAGCACTTCACTAAGCCACCGGCGCGATACAGTGAAGCTTCTTTGGTTAAAGAACTTGAAAAGCGTGGTATCGGTCGTCCATCTACCTATGCAACGATTATTTCTACCATTCAGGATCGTGGATATGTACGGGTTGAAAACCGTCGTTTCTATGCTGAAAAAATGGGTGAAATAGTTAGCGAAAGTTTGGTCGGTAGCTTTAAAGAACTGATGAGCTATGACTTTACAGCAAGCATGGAGCAGACACTCGATGATGTTGCCAAGGGCGATTTAGAGTGGAAAAAAGTACTCGATGGTTTCTATAAAGATTTGACTAAGCAGTTAGATCAAGCAGATCTTCCTCCTGAAGAGGGAGGCATGCGTCCTAACGAGATGGTGCTGACTGACAACATCAAGTGTCCAACTTGTGAGCGTCCTATGGGGATCCGTACAGGAACGACCGGGGTATTCTTAGGTTGTTCTGGTTATGCTTTACCGCCTAAAGAGCGTTGTAAGACCACCATGAACCTGACGCCTGGTGAAGAAGCGATTAGTGAAAATAGTGAAGATGCTGAAACAGATGCACTAAGAGCGAAGCATCGATGTGGTGTTTGTGGTACTGCCATGGACAGTTACCTTATTGATGAGACGCGTAAACTACATGTTTGTGGTAATAACCCAATCTGTGATGGCCATGAAGTTGAGCTCGGTCAGTTTAAGATAAAAGGCTACGAAGGCCCCATTATCGAATGTGACCGTTGTAGCAATGATATGGAGCTTAAGAACGGTCGATTTGGTAAGTACTTCGGGTGTACCAACAGTGAGTGTAAAAATACACGTAAGTTGTTGAAAAGCGGTGAAGCAGCGCCTCCTAAAGAAGACCCTATTCACTTACCTGAGGTTAAATGTACCAAATCAGATGGTTATTTTGTTCTCAGAGATGGGGCCGCCGGGATCTTTATGGCAGCGAGTACTTTCCCTAAATCACGTGAAACTCGTGCACCATTAGTGGAAGAGCTCGTTACATACCGTGAGTTATTATGGCCTAAGTATGCATACCTCGCCGATGCTCCAGTGGCCGATGATGATGGCAATAAGGCAACGGTACGTTTTAGCCGTAAGACAAAAGAGCAGTACGTGGCTACCGATTCTGATGGTAAAGCTACGGGCTGGACCTCTAAGTTTATCGACGGTAAGTGGGTAACAGAAGCCAAGAAGAAAGCCAAGCCAAAAGCGAAAGCGGCAACGGCCACTAAAGCTAAGGCCAAGGCTAAGCCAAAAGCTGCAGCAAAGGATAAAGAATAA
- the cysB gene encoding HTH-type transcriptional regulator CysB produces the protein MKLQQLRYIAEVVNHNLNVSATAENLYTSQPGISKQVRMLEDELGIQIFGRSGKHLTHVTPAGEQVISIANNILGKVESIKKVAEEYTKPDQGELNIATTDTQARYALPNIIRGFIERYPKVNLHMHQGTPSQISELAARGDADFAIATEGMHLYSDLIMLPCYHWNRSIVVNRDHPLANRSNITIEDLGRFPLVTYVFGFDRESEIEKSFNRAGLEPRVVFSATSADVLKTYVRLGLGVGVIASMAIDPHMDKDLVAIDASHLFGHSTTKIGFRKGNFLRTYMYEFIEHFAPHLTKEVVEKAVALRDPQLIENMFADIQLPVR, from the coding sequence ATGAAGCTGCAGCAACTCAGATATATTGCAGAGGTGGTCAATCACAACCTCAACGTTTCGGCTACCGCGGAAAATCTTTACACCTCCCAACCTGGGATCAGTAAACAAGTCCGCATGTTGGAAGACGAACTTGGTATTCAGATTTTCGGTCGAAGTGGCAAACATTTAACTCATGTAACTCCCGCTGGTGAGCAGGTTATAAGTATAGCCAATAATATTTTAGGTAAAGTCGAAAGTATTAAAAAAGTTGCTGAAGAATATACCAAGCCTGATCAGGGTGAGCTAAACATAGCGACTACAGATACCCAAGCTAGGTACGCATTACCTAATATCATTCGTGGATTTATTGAACGCTATCCTAAAGTCAACTTGCATATGCATCAAGGTACGCCATCGCAAATTAGCGAGCTTGCTGCTAGAGGAGATGCTGATTTTGCAATTGCGACTGAAGGGATGCATCTCTACTCTGACCTAATTATGCTGCCTTGTTACCACTGGAACCGTTCAATTGTCGTCAACCGTGATCATCCATTAGCGAATCGCAGTAATATTACGATTGAAGATCTTGGCCGTTTCCCTTTAGTCACTTATGTGTTTGGTTTTGACCGAGAGTCTGAGATTGAGAAATCTTTTAATCGTGCAGGGCTCGAGCCTAGAGTGGTATTTAGTGCTACCAGTGCCGATGTATTAAAGACCTATGTCAGACTGGGTCTAGGTGTCGGGGTGATTGCATCAATGGCCATCGATCCTCATATGGATAAAGATCTAGTCGCTATCGATGCCAGTCACCTTTTTGGGCATAGCACAACTAAAATTGGCTTTAGAAAAGGCAACTTCTTAAGAACTTACATGTATGAGTTTATTGAGCACTTTGCACCGCACCTCACTAAAGAAGTGGTAGAAAAAGCGGTTGCGTTAAGAGATCCACAACTCATTGAAAATATGTTTGCCGATATCCAATTGCCTGTTCGCTAG
- a CDS encoding L-serine ammonia-lyase, translating to MISVFDMFKIGIGPSSSHTVGPMKAGNIFINDLSKEGLLDCTDELRSELFGSLGQTGKGHGTGKAVILGLMGEAPDTVDTDSIDSILKDVSDSQELLMANGKRVIFSRESGVIYHRRKSLPAHANAMTLYAFAKGKCIYERTYYSVGGGFILDQDEIKAQDASPAAPIKSAPFDFDSAAQLLESCNSNGFSISALMMENELSIAEEADIRKQLWHIWETMKTCVERGYHKEGLLPGGLKLRRRAPAMFRRLKAEGKNSVDPLMALDWVDLFALSVNEQNAAGDRVVTAPTNGAAGIIPAVLCYYDKFVQEVDNDICCRYLLTAAAIGILYKKNASISGAEVGCQGEVGVACSMAAAALTEIMGGTVEHVENAAEIGMEHNLGLTCDPVGGLVQVPCIERNAMGAVKAINASRMALRGDGNHKVSLDKVIKTMMDTGKDMRSKYKETAKGGLAVNIVEC from the coding sequence ATGATAAGTGTATTCGACATGTTCAAAATTGGCATTGGTCCATCGAGCTCACATACCGTGGGTCCAATGAAAGCAGGCAACATCTTTATCAATGACCTCAGTAAAGAAGGTCTACTTGATTGTACAGATGAGCTACGCTCAGAATTATTTGGCTCTCTTGGGCAGACAGGTAAAGGACACGGCACTGGTAAAGCTGTCATACTCGGCTTGATGGGTGAAGCCCCCGATACTGTAGATACAGATTCAATTGATAGCATTCTTAAAGATGTCAGTGATTCTCAAGAGCTTCTAATGGCCAACGGAAAACGCGTCATTTTCAGTCGTGAGTCCGGCGTTATTTATCACCGACGAAAAAGCTTACCGGCACATGCCAATGCCATGACTTTATATGCGTTTGCTAAAGGTAAATGCATCTATGAGAGAACTTACTACTCTGTAGGTGGCGGCTTTATCTTAGATCAAGATGAAATAAAGGCCCAAGATGCCTCCCCAGCAGCACCAATCAAATCTGCACCTTTTGATTTTGACAGCGCGGCTCAACTACTCGAATCTTGTAATAGCAATGGCTTCAGTATTTCTGCCTTGATGATGGAAAATGAGCTCAGTATTGCCGAAGAAGCAGATATCAGAAAGCAACTCTGGCATATCTGGGAGACAATGAAGACTTGTGTCGAACGTGGTTACCATAAAGAGGGACTGCTGCCAGGCGGCCTGAAACTGAGACGCCGCGCTCCAGCCATGTTTCGTAGACTCAAGGCTGAAGGAAAAAACAGTGTCGATCCCCTAATGGCTTTGGATTGGGTCGATCTATTTGCCTTGTCGGTTAATGAACAAAATGCAGCAGGTGATAGAGTCGTCACCGCTCCGACTAATGGTGCTGCAGGGATTATTCCAGCTGTCTTATGCTATTACGACAAGTTTGTACAAGAAGTGGATAACGACATCTGTTGCCGCTACCTGTTAACCGCAGCAGCCATCGGTATTCTATATAAGAAAAATGCGTCTATTTCAGGCGCAGAAGTAGGATGTCAGGGCGAAGTCGGTGTCGCATGCTCTATGGCCGCAGCAGCATTAACCGAAATTATGGGTGGCACGGTCGAACATGTCGAGAATGCTGCAGAGATCGGCATGGAGCATAATCTTGGACTAACTTGCGACCCAGTCGGTGGACTCGTTCAGGTACCTTGTATTGAGCGTAATGCCATGGGCGCCGTAAAGGCAATCAATGCCTCAAGAATGGCCCTTCGCGGTGACGGTAACCACAAGGTTTCACTTGATAAAGTGATCAAAACCATGATGGATACAGGTAAAGACATGCGCAGTAAGTATAAAGAGACGGCAAAGGGTGGCTTAGCGGTTAATATCGTTGAGTGTTAA
- the nagZ gene encoding beta-N-acetylhexosaminidase, with translation MSYLMLDLSSTQATEAELTQLKHPMVGGLILFSRNFIDRAQLVSLIKSIRAVRSDLIIAVDHEGGRVQRFREGFTRIPAMGDILAHANGDIAKAQNCAVELGYLMAIELLACDIDLSFAPVLDLNRVSRVIGTRAFGSDPEIVIPLADSFIQGMNQAGMAAVGKHFPGHGSVETDSHLAQAIDDRNESEIRELDMVPFKALIEQGKLQGVMPAHVIYPKVDPNPAGFSSYWLKQVLRSELNFQGVIFSDDLGMEGAGVVGGYKQRAKAALDAGCDMILVCNDPQGATEVLNELEWPDEAPDKSAKLLKADPDAVAKALQLEQRWQKAKELAESFPSKF, from the coding sequence GTGAGTTATTTAATGTTAGATCTGTCGTCTACCCAAGCGACCGAGGCCGAATTAACACAGTTGAAGCATCCTATGGTGGGGGGGTTGATCTTGTTTTCGCGCAACTTTATAGATAGAGCTCAATTAGTGTCTCTTATAAAGTCAATTAGAGCTGTCAGATCAGATTTGATTATTGCCGTTGACCATGAGGGCGGACGCGTACAAAGGTTTCGTGAAGGCTTTACACGTATTCCTGCTATGGGCGATATATTGGCTCATGCTAATGGTGACATAGCAAAAGCGCAAAATTGCGCTGTAGAGCTAGGATACCTGATGGCAATTGAATTACTGGCTTGTGATATCGATTTAAGCTTTGCACCTGTTCTTGATCTTAATAGGGTGAGCCGCGTTATCGGCACTAGGGCATTTGGCTCTGATCCTGAAATCGTGATCCCTTTAGCCGATAGTTTTATTCAGGGTATGAATCAGGCTGGAATGGCTGCAGTGGGCAAGCACTTTCCGGGCCATGGTAGCGTCGAGACTGACTCCCATTTGGCACAAGCTATCGATGATAGAAATGAAAGTGAGATCCGTGAATTAGATATGGTGCCTTTTAAAGCGCTCATTGAGCAGGGGAAGCTTCAAGGTGTGATGCCCGCACATGTTATCTACCCTAAAGTCGATCCCAATCCTGCAGGCTTCTCTTCTTATTGGCTCAAACAGGTACTGCGCAGTGAACTTAACTTCCAAGGGGTGATCTTTTCTGATGATCTAGGCATGGAAGGTGCGGGGGTTGTTGGTGGATACAAACAAAGAGCGAAAGCAGCTCTAGATGCAGGCTGTGACATGATCTTAGTCTGCAATGACCCACAAGGTGCAACAGAAGTCCTTAACGAGCTTGAGTGGCCTGATGAAGCTCCAGATAAATCAGCCAAGCTACTTAAAGCAGATCCTGATGCCGTCGCCAAGGCTTTACAATTGGAGCAACGCTGGCAGAAGGCTAAAGAATTAGCTGAGTCTTTTCCAAGTAAATTTTAG
- the ycfP gene encoding alpha/beta hydrolase YcfP, which produces MILYLHGFDATSPGNHEKMRQLQFVDKDVRLVSYSTLHPKHDMQHLLNEVSRQIQQSDDPSPLIIGVGLGAFWAERIGFLNGLRSVLINPNLHPEISMLGKIDRPEEYSDIAGKCVTNFREKNEKKALVIVSRQDSENDNIQVEKALNHYYQVIWDEEQPHKFPSLASHLSNIASYKAS; this is translated from the coding sequence ATGATCCTCTATTTACATGGTTTCGATGCAACAAGCCCTGGTAATCATGAAAAAATGCGCCAACTGCAGTTTGTTGATAAAGATGTACGTTTGGTGAGTTACAGCACTTTGCATCCCAAACATGATATGCAGCATTTACTCAATGAAGTCAGCCGACAAATACAGCAGTCAGATGATCCTTCGCCTCTGATCATAGGTGTTGGCTTAGGGGCTTTTTGGGCTGAAAGGATCGGATTTCTTAACGGTTTAAGAAGCGTTTTAATCAACCCTAATCTACATCCTGAGATCAGTATGCTTGGTAAAATTGATCGGCCTGAAGAGTACAGTGATATTGCCGGTAAGTGTGTCACGAATTTTCGAGAGAAAAATGAAAAAAAGGCACTAGTCATTGTGTCTAGGCAAGACTCTGAAAACGACAATATTCAAGTAGAGAAAGCCTTGAACCATTATTACCAAGTGATCTGGGATGAGGAGCAGCCGCACAAATTCCCCTCTTTAGCGAGCCATCTATCAAACATTGCCAGCTATAAGGCTTCATAA
- a CDS encoding acylphosphatase: MKRVKINVQGKVQGVCYRRFTLAKAKELGLTGYVSNCDDGSVSILVQGAFPAVDNLIDWCHDGPPHCRVSNVFIEEDDADEIYLDFSIVQS; the protein is encoded by the coding sequence ATGAAAAGAGTCAAGATTAATGTCCAAGGCAAGGTGCAAGGCGTGTGTTATAGACGTTTTACCTTAGCTAAAGCAAAAGAGTTAGGCTTAACGGGTTATGTCTCAAACTGTGATGATGGCAGTGTAAGCATCTTAGTTCAGGGGGCTTTTCCTGCCGTCGATAATCTCATTGATTGGTGCCATGATGGCCCACCACACTGCAGAGTTTCAAACGTTTTCATTGAAGAGGATGATGCAGATGAGATCTATCTGGATTTCTCCATTGTGCAATCTTAG